The DNA segment AGCACGACGAGGCGCTTGGCCACGGGGTTGGCGGCCACGGTGGGGCCCTTTCTCAAGAACGGTCTGTGCCGTCGGCGGTTTGTACAGTCGTACGAATGCTTCGCGCCCCGGGATACGGGGAAGTCTACGAAGCGGCCGACCGCCAGCAACGATACCGGCACCGCGGACGGCCCCCACGGGACGGGTGCGTGGCCGGGAGGTAGCGTTCGCAGGGAATCGACCGGAGCAGCCCCGGGAACGCGGTCGTCGTGCGGCGCGTTGACGGGGTGGAAGCTCACGACGACCAGCCGTGTTGATCTAGGGGAAGACGCTCTTTTGATGCCCGTCCGCAGCCTGCGACTCCTCACGTTCCCGCCAGCTCCGGCCCTGGGAGGGGAGCGCGACGGAGTGCTGCTGCGCGAGCGGCCCTCGACGCCGCCCGACGCTCCGCGGGGCGGGGCGGACGGCTCCGCCGGGTCCGGGGCATCCGGGGGTTCCGGGGATTCCCGTGAAGGGCGGGACGGCCGCGGTGACGAGGGCGGACGGCAGCAGGACAATCCGTTCGCGCCGCCGCCGGAGGGCACGCCGGACCGGCCGTGGCAGCCGCGGCACCCGGGCGGCGCGTCCGGTCCCTCCGGCTCCGGTGACGGTCAGGGCGGGCAGGGCGGTCACGGCGGCGGTGCCTGGGGCAGTCAGTGGAGCGACCGGCAGCCCGGCCGGTCCTCCGACGGCTTCGGCGAGCGTCCCGGCGCGGCTCCCCAGGGACAGCCCGGCGGACAGGGCGGGCAGGGCGGCGGCCGGGGCGGACCCGGTGCGAACATGCGCTGGGACCCCACGGACCCGGTGCAGCGCCGGGCGCGCTACGCGCTGCTGTCCGGGATGTGGGCCATCTTCTTCGCGCTGTTCAGCTGGCCGTACGTGTCGCTGCTGCTGGGCGCGCTGGCGCTGTACTGGGGCATCAGCACCCTGCGCGCCAAGCCCCGCGCCGCCGACCCGGACCGGCCGGCCCCGGCCCAGGCCCCCGGCCGCCCCCAGACGACGGCGGCCGTCGGTGGTCTGGTCACGGCGTCCCTGGCCCTGGTGCTGGTCGCCTCGACGTTCACGGTCCAGTTCGTCTACCGCGACTACTTCACGTGTGTGAACGACGCGCTCACGCACGAGGCGAAGCAGTCGTGCCAGACGCTGCTGCCGGAGCAGTTGAGGGGCGTGCTCGGGGCGGCGAACGAGTAGCGAGCAGGACGGGGGCGGGGTCAGGACGTCTCGGGGGTTTTGGGGGGCTCTGAGGTTTCGGGGGCCTCCGGGGTTCCGGGGGTTCCGTGACCTCGGCGGAGTCCTCGGCTTCGGCGGGTTCCGTGGGTTCCGTGACTTCCCGGGCTTCCCTGGTTTCCGCGTTCGCCGTGGTTTCCGTGGTTTCCGTGGTGGGAGCCTTGGTGGGCAGTTCGATACGGAGTTCCGCCGGAGGCTCGGCCGGGAGGATGTCGTAGGCGTCCTCCTCGTCGGGAAGGACGTCCTCACGCCTGGCCTTGCCCTCGGTCTTCGCCTTGCCCTCGGTCATCGTCCTGCCCGGGTCCTTGGGCTTCTCCGGGTCCTTGGGCTTCTGCCCGGCCGCCGGTTTCGCCGCATCGGCCGCCGTCTTCAGGGCCCCCGCGCCCCGCAGCCGCCACGCCCGTACGACGAGGGCCGTCGGCATGCCGAGCAGCGCGGTCCAGGCGCCCGCCGCCGGGCCGGTCTGCCACCACAGGGGGCCGAAGCGGGAGAGCGCGCCGACGCCCAGCGGTCCGCCGGAGAAGGCGGCGAGCAGGGCCAGCAGCAGGGTGCAGACCGCGGCCGTCAGCAGGGTCACGCCGGTGGTACGCGCCATCGACCAGCGCACCCGGGGCGGCTCCTGGTGCCCCCGGCGCCGTACCGCCGCGCGGGCCACGAACCATCCGGCCACCATCCCGGCCGCCACCGGCACCAGCACGGCCGCCCCGTTCAGCCGGGTGCCGGGGCCCGCGTCCGGGACCGCCGCGAGCAGCGGGAACGGCGGCAGCAGCGGCGCCGGGTCGGAGGCGAACGGGTGCACCGGATGCCCGGCACCGAGGACGAAGCCGGGGCCGAGGGCGTAGGACGCGGCCCACACGGAGGCGTTGGGGACCAGCGCCATGCCGAGCAGCAGCACCGCGAACCGTCCCGTCCACCCCTCCGTCAGCTGGAGGAACGACGCCCGCGCCACGTCCCCGTGCCACACCGTCGAGACGGCCACGAGCAGCGCCCCGCCCCCGACCAGCACGGCGGCCGACGCGCCGGCGGCCCGTACGGCCGTATCCACCCGGACCGGCGCGTCCGCGCCGAACACCAGCCGCCGCACCGGCTCCGGCACCACCTTCAGCACGACCAGCAGCGGCCCGGGCGGGCAGCCGTGCGCCGACCACACCCCGGCGCCCGCGCCCGCCGCCGCGACCAGGGGCAGGGTCAGCGTCAACCAGCCCCAGGACGGCCGCAGTTCACCGCCGGAGCAGTACAGCGCGGTGGCGGTGCCGACGGCGAGGTAGCCGAGGACCACACCGAGCCAGGCCGTGCGCACGGGGACCGGGGGCGGCCCGTCGGGCTCGCCGGAGGCGTCCGTGGCGTACCGGCCCGCCCGGTACAGCAGCCAGGCGGGCAGCGCGAGCAGCAGCAACGGGGTGACGCCCACCGGGAGGGGCGCGCCCGAGAGGGTGTCGGTGCGGACCAGTTCGACACCGTGCGCCAGCAGCCACAGCGCGGCGGCGATGTGCAGGGCGCCGCTCGGCCCGCTGTCGGGGTACGGCGAGCTGATCCACAGGGCCAGGACCAGCACGGTGAGCGCGCCGAGGCCGAGTCCGGCCGCGACCACGCCGTTCAGCAGGCTCGCGGACAGGCCGGGCGAGCGGTCGCGCAGCCGGGTGGACAGCGGGGTGAGCGACGGGTGGCGCGCGGTCATCTGGGTCACCCCGCCATGGTCCCAACGACACGCGCTTTCCCGGCGTAACAGGTGAACCACCGTAGTGTCGCCCAATATATGTTTATGTCACTTATCGTACGAAAGGGTGCGCGATGAGCACGCAGATCTCCGCAAGCCCGTTGCCGTCGCCGAAGGAACGCCGACGCCTGCGCCAGTCCCGCTCCCTGACCCAGGCTCAGCTGGCCGGACGCCTTGGCGTGGCCCGCGCCACGGTGCGTGCGTGGGAGTCGGGGCGCCGGGCGCCGACCGGCGCCGAGGGCCGGGCGTACACCGAGTTCCTCGGTGCGCCGGCCCCGTCGGCGGCCCCTGACGAACCGTCCGGGAAAGAAGGCCCCGGAAAGCCCGAGCCGCTGACGCCCGCTCAAGCCTTCGACGCGCTCTACGCCTTCTGCGCCCCGGCCCTCGTACGCCAGGCATATCTGCTGTGCGGGCGCCGCGAACTGGCCCGGGAGGCGGTGGAGCGCGCCTTCCAGCTGGCCTGGCAGCGCTGGCCCGAGGTGGCCAGGGACCGGGACCCGGCCGGGTGGGTCCGGGCGGTGGCGTACGACTGCGCGCTCTCGCCCTGGCACCGGTTCCGCCCCTGCCACCGGCACCCGGAGCCGCCGCCGGCCGACCCCGCGGACCGGGATCTGCTGGGCGCGCTGCTCACGCTGCCGCCGTCGTACCGGCGCACGCTCGTGCTGTACGACGGGGTCGGCCTCGACCTCCCGGAGACGGCGGCGGAGACGGAGGCGAGCACCCCGGCGGCGGCGAACCGGCTGACGCACGCGCGGGAGGCGATGGCGGCGCGGGTCCCCGAGCTGGCGGACACCGCGCTGCTGCACCGCCGGCTGGCGGAGCTGTCCTCCCGCGAACGCCTGCGCGCGTCCCGCCCCCCGACGGTCCGCACGCTCGGCGAACGCCGCAACGTGTTCTGGACCCGGGCGGCGATCGCCTTCACGGTGACGATCATCGGCGCGACGGCACTCACGCTGCGCACCGCCCCCACCCACTACGAAGCCCCGATCGCCCCCGCCCAGGCCGTGCAGGGCGTCCCCCGCGCGGTCCCGATGGGCCCCCTGTCCCACGACGAACTGGCCCTGCGGACGAAGCTGCGCGGCGAGGCGTCGGCGGGCGGCGAACGGATCGAACCCACACCGAGGTGACCCGCACACCCCGCCGGTGCGCGCGCGAGAACGCCGGTAGGCCCGCCCCGGGGAACGGGACGGGCCTACCGGCGTACGGGTCAGAGACTCAGCTCGGCGAGGAGCCCGGCTCTGCCGAAGAGGTCACGCGCCCAGGATCTCGCGGGCGAGCTTCGCCGTCTCGGTCGGGGTCTTGCCGACCTTGACGCCCGCGGCCTCCAGGGCCTCCTTCTTCGCCTGCGCGGTACCGGAGGAACCGGAGACGATCGCGCCGGCGTGACCCATGGTCTTGCCCTCCGGCGCGGTGAAGCCCGCGACGTAGCCGACGACCGGCTTCGTCACGTTCTCCTTGATGAACGCGGCGGCGCGCTCCTCGGCGTCGCCACCGATCTCACCGATCATCACGATGAGCTCGGTCTCGGGGTCCTCCTGGAAGGCCGCGAGCGCGTCGATGTGCGTGGTGCCGATGATCGGGTCGCCACCGATGCCGACGGCGGTCGAGAAGCCGATGTCACGCAGCTCGTACATCATCTGGTACGTCAGCGTGCCGGACTTCGAGACCAGGCCGATGCGGCCCGGCTTGGTGATGTCGCCCGGGATGATGC comes from the Streptomyces sp. SUK 48 genome and includes:
- a CDS encoding DUF6350 family protein, giving the protein MTARHPSLTPLSTRLRDRSPGLSASLLNGVVAAGLGLGALTVLVLALWISSPYPDSGPSGALHIAAALWLLAHGVELVRTDTLSGAPLPVGVTPLLLLALPAWLLYRAGRYATDASGEPDGPPPVPVRTAWLGVVLGYLAVGTATALYCSGGELRPSWGWLTLTLPLVAAAGAGAGVWSAHGCPPGPLLVVLKVVPEPVRRLVFGADAPVRVDTAVRAAGASAAVLVGGGALLVAVSTVWHGDVARASFLQLTEGWTGRFAVLLLGMALVPNASVWAASYALGPGFVLGAGHPVHPFASDPAPLLPPFPLLAAVPDAGPGTRLNGAAVLVPVAAGMVAGWFVARAAVRRRGHQEPPRVRWSMARTTGVTLLTAAVCTLLLALLAAFSGGPLGVGALSRFGPLWWQTGPAAGAWTALLGMPTALVVRAWRLRGAGALKTAADAAKPAAGQKPKDPEKPKDPGRTMTEGKAKTEGKARREDVLPDEEDAYDILPAEPPAELRIELPTKAPTTETTETTANAETREAREVTEPTEPAEAEDSAEVTEPPEPRRPPKPQSPPKPPRRPDPAPVLLATRSPPRARPSTAPAAASGTTASPRA
- a CDS encoding helix-turn-helix domain-containing protein, with translation MSTQISASPLPSPKERRRLRQSRSLTQAQLAGRLGVARATVRAWESGRRAPTGAEGRAYTEFLGAPAPSAAPDEPSGKEGPGKPEPLTPAQAFDALYAFCAPALVRQAYLLCGRRELAREAVERAFQLAWQRWPEVARDRDPAGWVRAVAYDCALSPWHRFRPCHRHPEPPPADPADRDLLGALLTLPPSYRRTLVLYDGVGLDLPETAAETEASTPAAANRLTHAREAMAARVPELADTALLHRRLAELSSRERLRASRPPTVRTLGERRNVFWTRAAIAFTVTIIGATALTLRTAPTHYEAPIAPAQAVQGVPRAVPMGPLSHDELALRTKLRGEASAGGERIEPTPR
- the sucD gene encoding succinate--CoA ligase subunit alpha, whose protein sequence is MAIWLNKDSKVIVQGMTGATGMKHTKLMLGDGTNVVGGVNPRKAGQTVDFDGTEVPVFGTVKEAIEKTGANVSVIFVPEKFTKDAVVEAIDAEIELAVVITEGIAVHDSASFWAYAGKKGNKTRIIGPNCPGIITPGQSNVGIIPGDITKPGRIGLVSKSGTLTYQMMYELRDIGFSTAVGIGGDPIIGTTHIDALAAFQEDPETELIVMIGEIGGDAEERAAAFIKENVTKPVVGYVAGFTAPEGKTMGHAGAIVSGSSGTAQAKKEALEAAGVKVGKTPTETAKLAREILGA